One genomic window of Blastocatellia bacterium includes the following:
- a CDS encoding isocitrate dehydrogenase (NAD(+)), whose product MNKHKLTLIPGDGIGPEVTGAAISVMRAAGVQFEWDSFVVGAEALSRFGDPLPQDLIESIRRNKIALKGPVITPVGTGFVSANVRLRKALDLYANLRPIKSLKGVKSRYEDVDLIVVRENTEDLYSGLEHEVVPGVVESLKIITDRASRRIAHFAFEYARREGRKKVTAIHKANIMKMSDGLFLNCFREVSKDYPEIEANDLIVDNACMQMVMDPNQFDVLLLENLYGDIMSDLGAGLVGGLGIVPGANIGEEVAVFEAVHGSAPNIAGRGIANPTALIQTAVLMLKHIGEREAADRIQQALVKILAEGQFLTRDLGGNATTIEFTDAIIHAL is encoded by the coding sequence ATGAATAAACACAAGCTCACGCTCATTCCCGGCGATGGCATCGGCCCGGAGGTCACCGGCGCGGCCATCTCCGTGATGCGCGCCGCCGGTGTGCAGTTCGAATGGGATTCGTTCGTCGTCGGTGCAGAGGCGCTGTCACGGTTCGGCGACCCGCTGCCGCAGGATTTGATCGAATCGATCCGGCGCAACAAGATCGCCCTGAAAGGCCCGGTCATCACGCCTGTCGGCACGGGCTTCGTCAGCGCCAACGTGCGGCTACGCAAGGCGCTCGATCTGTACGCCAACCTGCGGCCCATCAAGTCGCTCAAGGGCGTCAAGTCACGTTATGAAGACGTAGACCTGATCGTCGTGCGCGAAAACACCGAAGACCTCTACAGCGGCCTTGAGCACGAAGTCGTGCCGGGCGTCGTCGAGAGCCTGAAGATCATCACCGACCGGGCCTCGCGCCGCATCGCTCACTTCGCTTTCGAATACGCGCGCCGCGAAGGGCGCAAGAAGGTGACGGCGATTCACAAGGCCAACATCATGAAGATGAGCGACGGCCTTTTCCTGAACTGCTTCCGCGAAGTCTCCAAGGATTACCCTGAGATCGAAGCCAATGACCTGATCGTTGATAACGCCTGCATGCAGATGGTGATGGATCCGAATCAATTCGATGTGCTGCTGCTCGAAAACCTCTACGGCGACATCATGTCTGACCTAGGCGCGGGCCTGGTCGGCGGTCTCGGCATCGTGCCTGGCGCCAACATCGGCGAAGAGGTCGCGGTCTTTGAAGCCGTGCATGGCTCGGCGCCGAACATTGCCGGGCGCGGCATCGCCAACCCGACGGCGTTAATTCAGACCGCCGTGTTGATGCTCAAGCACATCGGCGAGCGCGAAGCCGCCGACCGCATTCAGCAGGCGCTCGTCAAGATCCTCGCCGAAGGCCAGTTCCTGACACGCGACCTTGGCGGCAACGCCACGACGATTGAGTTCACCGATGCCATCATCCACGCGCTGTGA
- the trxB gene encoding thioredoxin-disulfide reductase: MEKQLIHREVVIIGSGPAGLTAAIYSGRANLNPLVVEGPQPGGQLMITTDVENYPGFAKGIMGPALMQEFREQAARFGTEFLTAYVTHADLSKRPFTLTTDEHVIRAETLIIASGASAKWLGIPGEAPAPHGLGGLGVSACATCDGFFFKGKPIVVVGGGDTAMEEATFLTRYASHVTVIHRRDHLRASKIMQDKAFKNPKIDFLWNHTVEEILGNPKDGVNGARIRNVETGEERIFPCGGVFIAIGHQPNTDVFKGQLEMDEIGYLKTNGRTMATNIPGVFACGDAQDSYYRQAVTAAGTGCMAAIDAERFLDNLPVALPSGEEVTIEGEIVTADHQKIILPDGEVLSNKPEGETVGTGD; the protein is encoded by the coding sequence ATGGAAAAGCAACTGATTCATCGCGAAGTCGTGATTATCGGCTCAGGGCCTGCCGGGTTGACGGCGGCGATTTATAGCGGGCGGGCGAACCTCAACCCGCTGGTCGTCGAAGGCCCGCAGCCGGGCGGCCAGTTGATGATTACTACCGATGTCGAAAACTATCCCGGCTTTGCCAAAGGCATTATGGGGCCGGCGCTGATGCAGGAATTCCGCGAGCAGGCGGCGCGCTTCGGCACAGAGTTCCTGACGGCTTACGTCACGCACGCGGATCTCAGCAAGCGCCCCTTCACGCTGACGACCGACGAGCATGTGATCCGCGCCGAAACTTTAATCATCGCTTCGGGCGCGTCGGCCAAATGGTTAGGCATTCCCGGCGAAGCGCCGGCACCGCACGGGCTCGGCGGCCTGGGCGTGTCGGCCTGCGCCACCTGCGACGGCTTCTTCTTCAAAGGCAAGCCGATTGTCGTTGTCGGCGGCGGCGATACGGCGATGGAAGAAGCGACCTTCCTGACGCGCTATGCGTCGCACGTCACGGTTATTCATCGCCGCGATCATCTGCGCGCTTCGAAGATCATGCAGGACAAGGCGTTCAAGAATCCAAAGATCGATTTCCTCTGGAACCACACGGTCGAAGAAATTCTCGGCAACCCGAAAGACGGCGTCAACGGCGCGCGCATCCGCAACGTCGAGACCGGCGAAGAAAGAATCTTCCCCTGTGGAGGCGTCTTTATTGCCATCGGTCATCAGCCGAACACCGATGTCTTCAAAGGCCAGCTAGAGATGGATGAGATCGGCTATCTGAAGACCAACGGGCGGACGATGGCGACCAACATTCCCGGTGTCTTTGCCTGCGGCGATGCACAGGATTCCTACTACCGCCAGGCGGTGACGGCGGCGGGAACCGGCTGCATGGCGGCGATTGATGCCGAGCGCTTCCTCGACAACCTGCCGGTCGCGCTGCCTTCGGGCGAAGAGGTGACCATCGAAGGCGAGATCGTTACCGCCGATCATCAAAAAATCATCCTTCCCGACGGCGAAGTCCTCTCGAACAAACCCGAAGGCGAAACGGTAGGAACTGGGGACTAG
- the mtgA gene encoding monofunctional biosynthetic peptidoglycan transglycosylase — translation MTARAQMIVVEKAEKPRWRRWAKIILLSLVALVVIYHGWVLSRVFWYRSHNPEVTALMAQRMAEARAAGEEPKRAQTWVPYDRISPNLVRAVLAGEDSRFFDHAGFDWEEIRIAMEKDWNEGKFKRGASTISQQLAKNLFLSTSKNPLRKLHEALITKEMEWFLGKRRILEIYLNVIEWGDDIYGAEAAARHYFNTSAAALSAEQAAFLSAIIPSPNGAFNPAKHRPRVDRRRGLIVRLMRHVVVPKDLT, via the coding sequence ATGACGGCTCGCGCTCAAATGATCGTCGTCGAAAAGGCCGAGAAGCCGCGATGGCGGCGCTGGGCGAAGATCATTCTGCTGTCGCTTGTGGCGCTGGTGGTGATCTATCACGGCTGGGTGCTATCGCGCGTCTTCTGGTATCGCTCGCACAATCCTGAGGTGACGGCGCTCATGGCGCAGCGCATGGCCGAAGCCCGCGCCGCCGGTGAAGAACCGAAGCGCGCGCAGACCTGGGTGCCTTATGACCGCATCTCGCCCAACCTCGTGCGCGCCGTGCTGGCCGGCGAAGATTCGCGCTTCTTCGATCACGCCGGCTTCGACTGGGAAGAGATTCGCATCGCGATGGAAAAGGATTGGAATGAAGGTAAGTTTAAGCGCGGCGCTTCGACGATCAGTCAGCAACTGGCCAAGAACCTCTTTCTCTCGACATCCAAGAATCCGCTGCGCAAGCTCCACGAGGCGTTGATCACTAAAGAGATGGAATGGTTCTTAGGCAAGCGGCGCATCCTGGAGATTTATCTCAACGTCATCGAATGGGGCGATGACATTTACGGAGCCGAAGCCGCCGCCCGTCATTACTTCAATACTTCGGCGGCGGCGTTGAGCGCCGAGCAGGCGGCCTTTTTATCGGCAATCATCCCCAGCCCGAACGGCGCTTTCAACCCGGCCAAGCACCGCCCACGCGTAGACCGACGCCGCGGCCTGATCGTTCGCCTCATGCGCCACGTCGTCGTCCCCAAAGACCTTACTTGA
- a CDS encoding amino acid permease yields the protein MTSESETRRDTESSPGHTRLPRRLGLLSAIAVLIGSTIGTGIFRTPAGIATKVPFEGLYLLLWGLGGFFSLCGALTLAELAAALPQTGGIFVYLREGWGRLAAFLFGWGELVVIRASALGAISTVFAEYFLRLLGKDDPQMIRYVAAGAILLVAVFNIVGVRLGALVQNLTTAAKYTALVLLVIAAFAIGAHNPAPVAAPEAAAAPSFSLPMFGLAFISLLWVYDGWADVTFVSGEVQRPERFLPRTLIFGTLAVIAIYLLANLAYLHLLDINQIAHSKLVAADVAYRIIGDTGVRLISIAVMVSAFGTLNGSMMTGPRIFFAMADDGLFFKKIATVHPRFKTPYLAISLAASLAIIFVMVRTFEQLSDTFVLGIWPFYALGVAAVYRLRRKRPDLPRTYKTLGYPVTPALFILAVMLLIGNALVVDIRYYLAKMAGDPTPHEWSGALMVAVIILAGIPAYYLWTRGRKP from the coding sequence ATGACCAGTGAAAGCGAAACACGCCGCGACACCGAAAGCTCGCCGGGTCACACGCGATTGCCGCGCCGCCTCGGACTCTTGAGCGCCATTGCCGTGCTGATCGGCTCGACCATCGGCACGGGCATCTTTCGCACGCCCGCCGGCATTGCGACCAAAGTCCCCTTTGAGGGGCTTTACCTGTTGCTCTGGGGACTGGGCGGATTCTTTTCGTTGTGCGGGGCCTTGACGCTAGCCGAGCTAGCCGCCGCGCTGCCGCAGACCGGCGGCATCTTCGTCTACCTGCGCGAAGGCTGGGGACGGCTGGCCGCCTTCCTCTTCGGCTGGGGCGAGCTGGTCGTGATTCGCGCCTCGGCGCTGGGAGCGATCTCGACAGTCTTCGCCGAATACTTTCTGCGCCTGCTCGGCAAAGATGATCCGCAGATGATTCGTTACGTCGCCGCCGGCGCGATTCTGCTGGTCGCCGTCTTTAACATTGTCGGCGTGCGACTGGGCGCGCTGGTGCAAAACCTGACCACCGCCGCGAAGTACACAGCGCTTGTCCTGCTGGTTATTGCGGCGTTCGCCATCGGCGCGCACAACCCTGCGCCGGTCGCCGCGCCCGAAGCTGCCGCCGCCCCGTCTTTTTCATTGCCGATGTTCGGGCTGGCCTTTATTTCGTTGTTGTGGGTCTATGACGGCTGGGCCGACGTGACGTTTGTCAGCGGCGAAGTGCAGCGGCCCGAACGTTTTTTGCCGCGCACGCTGATCTTCGGCACGCTGGCGGTCATAGCGATCTACTTGCTGGCTAACCTGGCTTACCTGCACCTGCTCGACATCAACCAGATTGCTCATTCAAAGCTGGTCGCCGCCGATGTCGCCTATCGCATCATCGGCGACACGGGCGTGCGGTTGATCTCGATTGCGGTGATGGTTTCGGCGTTCGGGACGCTCAACGGCTCGATGATGACCGGGCCGCGCATCTTCTTTGCGATGGCCGACGATGGCCTGTTCTTTAAAAAGATCGCGACGGTTCATCCGCGCTTCAAGACGCCGTATCTGGCCATCTCTCTGGCGGCGTCGTTGGCAATCATCTTCGTGATGGTGCGTACCTTCGAGCAGTTGTCGGACACCTTTGTGCTGGGCATCTGGCCGTTTTATGCGCTCGGCGTCGCGGCGGTCTATCGGCTCAGGCGCAAGCGCCCGGACTTGCCGCGCACCTACAAAACGCTCGGCTATCCGGTCACGCCGGCCTTGTTTATTCTGGCCGTCATGCTGCTGATCGGTAACGCGCTGGTCGTTGACATTCGCTATTACCTGGCAAAGATGGCGGGCGACCCCACCCCGCACGAATGGAGCGGCGCGCTGATGGTCGCCGTCATCATCCTCGCAGGCATCCCGGCTTATTATCTATGGACGCGAGGCAGGAAGCCGTAG
- a CDS encoding DUF4149 domain-containing protein yields MVKIANSETVKPAPGASAGQQVVAGLEALLLTIWVGAMLFFSFAVAPTVFAVLPTRELAGQVVNSLIAKVEWIGLVCGPLLLLSQLFVWPKREGEAKARVLRVILLGLMTLLVLGSRFWVSAKMHSLRAQLSGPIDDLAVTDPLRVDFNALHGISVSLMGATLLAGIVVIFLSVRLWPKR; encoded by the coding sequence ATGGTCAAGATCGCAAACTCTGAAACCGTGAAACCGGCTCCAGGAGCCAGTGCCGGCCAGCAGGTTGTTGCCGGCCTTGAAGCGCTCCTGCTCACGATCTGGGTCGGCGCGATGCTCTTCTTCAGCTTCGCGGTTGCGCCGACGGTCTTTGCGGTGCTGCCGACGCGCGAGCTGGCGGGCCAGGTAGTCAATAGCCTGATTGCCAAAGTCGAGTGGATCGGCCTCGTCTGCGGACCGCTGCTGTTGCTCTCTCAGCTTTTCGTCTGGCCGAAGCGCGAGGGCGAAGCTAAAGCGCGTGTCTTACGCGTGATCTTGCTGGGGTTGATGACGCTGCTCGTGTTGGGGTCGCGCTTCTGGGTATCGGCAAAGATGCATAGCTTGCGGGCGCAGCTCAGCGGGCCGATTGACGACCTCGCGGTGACCGACCCGCTGCGCGTTGACTTCAACGCCCTGCACGGCATTTCGGTCAGCCTGATGGGGGCGACGTTGCTCGCCGGCATCGTCGTCATCTTTCTGAGCGTTCGCCTATGGCCCAAGCGCTAG
- a CDS encoding leucyl aminopeptidase, which yields MKVIASHTRLNEINDDVLIVPVFEGETSLDPQGAPALASLDHLTRGMLEAVFQSGEMSGKSGRWTLLHTPGNLSTRRLLLYGAGRRERLTTLALQRVAGGATRLLDGRGMRTAAFLLRENMTDELNVRAVVEGVILGEVKGDLYRAKDDATSAIETLHLVTEHPEAAAVEPAIAVATTLAEATNFARTLGFEPGNIMTPTELANRAEAMAAREGLSFEALDEDEMKQLGMGALLAVSRGSQEPARLIVMRYEPAGAAPDELIALVGKGITFDSGGISIKPAEHMEEMKYDMGGGAAVIGAMQAIARLKPGVRVIGVVPASENLPSGRAVKPGDVVRSLSGKTIEVANTDAEGRLILADAITYSIQQGATTLVDVATLTGACVIALGGNRAAVMSNRQSLADELIVAGEQSGERLWPMPLDKEYGDMIRSDIADIRNIGNRVAGAITAAWFLKHFAGETPWAHLDIAGTAWTESVKPYLAKGATGFGVRLLTNFVRGRARQ from the coding sequence ATGAAAGTTATCGCCAGCCACACCCGTCTCAACGAGATCAATGACGATGTGCTGATCGTCCCGGTTTTTGAAGGCGAAACGTCGCTCGACCCGCAAGGCGCGCCGGCGCTCGCTTCGCTCGATCACCTGACGCGCGGCATGCTCGAAGCGGTCTTTCAGAGCGGTGAGATGAGCGGCAAGTCTGGGCGCTGGACGCTGCTGCACACGCCCGGCAATCTCTCGACACGTCGCCTGCTGCTTTATGGCGCAGGCCGGCGCGAACGTCTAACGACGCTGGCGTTGCAACGTGTAGCGGGCGGCGCAACCCGCCTGCTCGATGGGCGCGGCATGCGCACGGCGGCTTTCCTGCTCAGAGAGAATATGACCGATGAGCTGAACGTCCGCGCCGTCGTTGAAGGCGTCATTCTCGGAGAGGTCAAAGGCGACCTCTACCGCGCCAAAGACGACGCGACCAGTGCCATCGAAACCCTGCATCTAGTCACAGAGCATCCCGAAGCTGCCGCCGTCGAGCCGGCCATTGCGGTGGCGACGACACTGGCCGAAGCGACCAACTTCGCGCGCACGCTCGGCTTCGAGCCGGGCAACATCATGACGCCTACGGAGCTGGCCAATCGCGCCGAAGCGATGGCGGCGCGCGAAGGCTTGAGCTTTGAAGCGCTCGACGAAGACGAGATGAAGCAACTCGGCATGGGCGCACTGCTTGCCGTGTCGCGCGGCAGCCAGGAGCCTGCACGGCTGATCGTTATGCGCTATGAGCCGGCGGGCGCGGCTCCCGATGAACTGATCGCGCTAGTCGGCAAGGGCATCACCTTTGATTCAGGCGGCATCTCGATCAAGCCCGCCGAGCATATGGAAGAGATGAAGTACGACATGGGCGGCGGCGCGGCGGTCATCGGCGCCATGCAAGCCATCGCCCGGCTGAAACCAGGAGTGCGGGTTATCGGCGTCGTGCCGGCCTCAGAAAATTTGCCGTCGGGCCGCGCCGTTAAGCCCGGCGATGTCGTCCGCAGCCTGAGCGGCAAGACTATCGAAGTCGCTAACACCGATGCCGAAGGCCGCTTGATCCTTGCCGACGCCATCACTTATTCGATCCAGCAGGGAGCGACCACACTGGTTGACGTAGCGACCCTGACCGGCGCGTGTGTGATCGCGCTCGGCGGAAATCGCGCCGCCGTCATGAGCAACCGTCAATCCCTCGCTGACGAGTTGATCGTCGCCGGCGAGCAGTCGGGCGAGCGGCTGTGGCCGATGCCGCTCGACAAAGAATACGGCGACATGATCCGCAGCGACATCGCCGACATCCGCAACATCGGCAACCGCGTCGCCGGCGCCATCACCGCCGCATGGTTCTTGAAGCACTTCGCCGGCGAAACCCCCTGGGCGCACCTCGACATCGCCGGCACGGCGTGGACCGAAAGCGTCAAGCCCTATCTGGCCAAAGGCGCGACCGGCTTCGGCGTCAGACTGCTTACCAATTTCGTCAGAGGCCGCGCCCGGCAGTGA